Below is a genomic region from Pectobacterium polaris.
CGGTTCGTCGACTTTCACGATCTCTTCCTTCACCTTCCACTTGCCGCCCACCAGTTCGCGGGTGGTAGCGACCATCGCCTGCTTCTCTTCGGAGTAGGCTTCCGTGCTTTCGACAATCAGGACAGGGTTATTATTCGCTATCTGATAGGTAGACCATTGGTGCCAGCAGCAGCCGCTTTTGGTAAACGTCGTGATGGTCTTACTTTTCTCATCAATCTCGAACAGGCCGAGGTTGGAACTGGCTAACTCGGTCAGCGGCGCGTTCTGGGTAAACTGCTGCTTTTCCACATCAAACAGGTACACATCGTAAGACGGCCCGCCGTAAGCGCCGTTATTGCCATTACGCAGCATGATATCCGCGTGGTGATCGAAGTTAGCGTCATCAATCACCAGTCCGCTGTTGTTCTCACCATAGACCTCGACCAGATTCGCTGTTACTTCACCCTTATTGTTCAGCTCGATGAACATATTTTCCATCGTGATACGCTGGAACAGATCACCGCGTCCTTTCTTAAAGATATCCAGCGTGCCGGGGCCTTCGCAGGTTGAGTAAGAAGGGTCGAGCGTGCACGTCGCCACACTGAGAACGAAGTCCCACTGGTCTGATGCCTGAGTAATCAGAGAGATATTTTCACTACCGGAAAGCGCCTGAATACGGGAAACCATCTCATTCCCCAGACAAACGTCATCCTTACAGCGGTCACGCTCGGCCAGCCACGCGCGCTGCGTCAGGAGCGCCTGCGCTTTGCCCTCTTTTTTCGCGTACCCCTGATAGGCCTTGTTTAATACCGTATCAAGCTGCTGTAAACGGCTGCTGGCACAAATCATTTTCTCAGTGTCTGTGCTGGCCTTGCTGCAATCTATTGCCCAGACGGACGAGGTGCAAAAGAACAGCAGGGATGAAGCGGCCAGAGATAAATAACGCATGAAGTATCGCTCCTTGAAAAACAGATGAAACCTAACTGATTGATAAAATGGATAACGGGTTATTGCTTGCTGCCATTTCCCATCTTTTTAAGAAAACGCTGCTGCTCAACCAAAATCGCTTTCAACGTAATACATTGATAATCAATGCCATAACGTGGGGCGACGTCTGCAATAATTTTCGATAACGCAGGGTAGTGTCGATGATTCCAGTTGGGGAAAATATGGTGAGTCAGGTGCATATTAAGCTGCCCCAGCCAGTAGCCAAGCCAGGCAGGACGAGTCGCCCAGTCCACCGTGGTGGAAAAGACGTGCTGATAGCGCCCATGCCTGAATAGGCCATCGTCCGGTGCCTGATAGAACGTGCCTTTTGCCCAGTGCGACCCCAGAATCAGGACAACAAAAATCAGCGATGACAGCATTTGGCTCAGCAGATAAACCAGCAACAGCGCACCAGCACTGACGGGGGTCGGCGACAACAGCCAATAGGGGATCACCAGTGCCAGCAGGGCATGCAGCGCTTTTGATAACAGAAAAATACCCCAGCCCTTAGCGCCCTGAAGCGTCATATTGCGCGTCACCTGCGTTTTCCCCGCACGATCCAGCCAGTCAAAGAACCAGATGATGCTGGGGAATGTCAGCGACGCCACCATCGGCCAGTAGTAACGCTGGGCGCGCATAAAAAAGCGAAACCGATGATAGGGCGATTGCCGCAAAACGCCATTCTCTTCGATATCCAGATCGTAGTGCTGCACATTGACATGCGCATGATGAAAAATCACATGCCGCACTCGCCAGCAGTCGGAATCCATGCCGAGCGGAATACTCACCACGATATTGAGCAGACGATTCGCCCACGGCCGCCGGAAAAAGACGTTATGCGAGGCGTCATGCACCACGTTCACCGCCAGAAACATGGCGGTAAAAATAAAGCCAAAATAGCAGCCAGCAAAACCCCATAGCGTCGTCTGCCGGAGGCTGAAACCATAAAACGTCAGACACAGCCCCACCAGAAACAGCATCTTGCCGATAAACCCGGCATTGGCAAAACGGTGGTCGCCCGTTTCCGCCAGATAGTCATTCGCAGCCTTCATCAACGCCCGATGCAACGCCAGATCGCGACCTTGTTCATAGCGGAGCGGCTTTAGCGGGGCGAGCGTCATTCTTCCTCTGCTCCCGCTTTGACGACACATTGCGCAGTCCGCTGATCGTTACCTTCGCCCATCAATTTTAAAAACCGGCGCTGGCTGGCCAGTAGCTCACGATAGGTAATACAGCGGTAGTTCATGCCATGCTCGGCGGCCACGCGCCGTAAGATATCGGCTAACGCAGGATAATGGCGATGATGCCATCCCGGAAAAAGATGGTGCGTCAGATGTAAGTGTAGCCCTCCCGTCCAGCGCTCAAGCCAGCGCGGCGTCGGCAGCCAGTCACAGGCTGTCGCAAAGTTGTGCTGATACCAGCCCTGAGGCATCGTTTCCGTATCGGTAATGGTATAGAACTCAGCCTCAGCCCAGTGTGTGCCCAGCAGCAAAAATACCACCAGCAACGAGGCCAGCATCTGCCCCAACAAATAGCTCAATAGCACGATGCCTGGGCTAATGCCGTGTGCCGCCCCCACCATAATGGGAATCACCAGTAACAGCAGGACATGACCGATTTTACTGCCGATAAAAATCATCCATCCGCGGTAGCCTAACTGTACTGAACGGGCATTGACGGGGGTTTTACCCAAGCGATCGGCCCAATCAAAAATCCAGGCGATATAAGGGAGCGAGAACGCGGCCACCAGCGGCCAGTAAAGATGCTGATAACGCATGTAGGAACGGTGGCGCTGAAAAGGCGTTTGGCGAAAAACCCCATTCTCTTCTGTATCCAGATCGTAATGTTCCACATTCGGATAGATGTGGTGGAAGTCCACATGGCGCAAACGCCAGTAATCGGGATCGATGCCTAACGGTAACGTGACGATGCGCCCGACCACGCGATTCAGTGTTCGATTGCGGAAAAAGGTATTATGGGAGGCGTCATGATTAACGATGATATTCAATAACATCGACAGCATGATGAAAGCAAAATAGCTCAGGAAGAACGTCCACGCCGTCTGCTGCACTAAGCAAACGGCATAACAGGCGATGCAGCATAAAAAGAGTAATCCGGCCTTAACAAACTGCCTGCTATCGGCAAAACGATGATCGTGATTCGCGCGGAGATAGGCCGACGTTTCCCGCTGTAATGCCCGATGAAAAGCCTGTTCGCCCTTGGCGGGATAGGGTTTGGTGGGAAGCACATTAGACATTTTCAGGCTCCTCGGTCAGAGGACGTCGGCCCCAGCCGACCGCCATTGCCAGCCCGTGCAGCGCCAGCATCAGCATCGCGATCTTCCAGTAGAGCGCTTCCCAGCCCAGATAGACAAGAAACACGGCTGGGAATAGCAGCACCACCACGAGCCAAACGTAAATGGCCCAGCGTCGCCCTTCGGAAATCCCGCCCAGCGCGACCGCACCCGTCACCAGTAGCAGAAAGAGCGCCGCCTGCGACAGATCGGCGGAATCATAGCCGTAGCCATACAGATAAACGTAGCCCACCACCAGCGCAAACAGCAGCATCGCCCCAGCAATCAACGCCATCGGCGTACAGCGAAACGTCGCCTGACGCGTGCGGCGCACCGACAGTTTCAGGTACGACAGAAAAGGTAGGTTACTGGCCCAAAACGGATTGTTCGATGGCGTTTCTTTGCCTGCGCCGTAGCGAAAAGGCGTGTCAGGCAGCTGCGGACAAAAGCTGCCAAACAGCTTGTCCCAAAAAATGAAGGTGCCGCCAAAGTTCTTATCGGCGTACGCACGGTCGTTCACGTGGTGCACGCGATGATGTGCGGGCGTCACCAACACCTTTTCCAGCCAGCCCAGTTTGGGCGTCATCGCATTATGGTTAAAGAGCTGAACGCTGTAATGCAGGATGGAAACGGTAACGAACACGTACAGTGGAACGCCGAGCAGCGCCAAAATCAGGAAGAACGGAATCGAGGTCAGCGAGGAATACCAGGAGTTACGCACGCCCAGCGACAGATTAAAATGTTCACCCTGATGGTGAACCACATGCACCGCCCACAGCACGCCGAAGGTATGGTGCAGGCGATGTAGCCAATAGAAGCCGAAATCCCAGGCGAGCAGCGCGAACAGCCACATCAGCACCGGCGGCCAGGTTTCTACCCAGCCAAAACTGAAATGCGCCGCGACATAGCCATAGCAAAAAATTTCCACGCTGCGAAAAAGCCACAGCATGATATGCCCTGAATTCAGGTTAAAAACCACGTCATGCCAGTTCACCGTCTCACGCTGCATCCACTGTAGAACCAGCGCTTCGCCAATTACCACAACCAGCATGAAGACAATGGGTAATGCCAAATCGATCATGATGTCATTCCTGATGGCGCTTATCGTTAGGCAGCGGAGTCGCTGAGGAAATGGCCTTCACCGCCTCTCGGCTACGCAGAAAGACCCAGCCTGCGATCCCTGCCAGCATCGCGCCGGTCACCAGATCGATGAACAGGTGTCGGCGCAGTTGCAGGATAGAAAGGGCAATCGCCGCTCCCCACAGAAGGTACAAACTGGTTTTTACCTTCTGCTGGCCATCACTCATCGCCCACACCGCCAGCACCGTTAGCGCAATATGCAGTGACGGCAGGCAATTCTGCGGCGAGTCGATACGCAGCAAAAGCTGTAGCACACGAGTAGAGAGATCGTCCCCGACGACCTGCGGATACACCATCGTGGTCGGAAAAATCAGGTACACCGCACCCGCGATCAAGGCAGTCAGCTGCGTTGCCCGGCGTAATCCTGCCAGACGCGTAATCGGGCAGGATAAATAAGATAGCGGCACGATGATAAAAAACGAGAGATACAGCCAGATCGCCGAGGCGCTAAACGGAATCCACTCATCAACAAACGACGTCGGCAGCACCGTTCCCTGCCCCTGAAACTGCGCACTCAGTTGATATACCAGCCCGACCGTTCCCCAGCCGAAGAGCAGCGCTTTCAGTCGCAACAGCAGCGTTTCTTGAGGAAATAGCCTCATGCACTCTCCTTTAGGCGGGTAATCCGTCTGCGCTTTTGCGTAAATTCTGGCGCAATCTCACTGGCGGTGAGATGCCACCGTAGCCGCGACGCATCAATGCCCTGCAACGCAAACTGCTGTGACAGACTATCCCGACAGGCTTCCAGCTCCGGCAGGCTGCACGCGGCGGATAAATGCAGCGTCGCGTCGCCCTGCTGCACCAACCGATAGTCGGCATGCAGCGGCAGCGCATTGGCAATAATCCGGCTACAGAGATCCGCAAACACGGTCTGAGGCTCGCCGTTACTGTCCGGCAGTTGCAGACTGTCATCGCTACGCCCTTCAATGCGGGCAATCGCCATCGTCACTCGACCACACGCACAGGGCGTTTTTTGCTTCACCAACACATCGTCCAGCCGATAGCGCACAATCGGCTGGGTGCTGCGGGTGAAATCGGTGATGATGGGCGTAAAGCGTTCGTCATCCAGCCACTGCGGCTCGATGTGAATAAATTCTTCGTTGAGATGCAGCGTACCGTGCTCGCAGGTCGATGCCAGAAAGCCTTCCGTCGCCTGATACACTTCCCCAACCTGTCCGAAGACCTGCCGGAGCAATTGCTTGTCCTGCGGTTCCAGCACCTCGGCCACGGAAATCACCTTTTTGACCGACAGCCGTAGCTCACCACGCTGTACCGCCAGCGCCAGCTCGCGCAGCACCTGTGCAGGGGCGACGATAATCGATGGCGACCACGCTTCCAGCCGCGAAAAATGCTCAGAAAATGGCGCAAAGAGATCGTAAAACGACAGGCTGAGCCAGCGGTTATCCACGCTGTGATACAGGTTGTTATCAGCTCGCAGGAACAGCGCAACCCGCTCACCGACACGTAGCCCGTCCGGCAGCATTTTCGCCAGCATGCCTCCCGCCCATACCTGCTGTTCACGCGGGCTGACGACAAACAGACCACGCTGCCCAGAGGTGCCGGACGACAGCCCGACGCTAAACCCGCCCACATTCGGCGTGAAGTCGCGATCTTCCTCACTGCGGCGCGCGCAAGCGAGCAGTTCATCCCGCTTAAGCCCGGCGGTGTTCATCCGATCGAATTCGGCCATCATCACGGCTTTATTCATCATCGGCCAGGATGTCATGGGTAGCTGGCAGTAAGGCCGGAAATAGGGGCTGCGCGCCAGCACGCGCCGTGCAAAACGAGAAAGCTGGCGCTGCTGATGGCGTTCAAGCGCCTGACGAGTAGAAAAGGTCAGGCGTCTGGCGCGGAAATAGTGCCAGATCGTCATCAGCGGAATCATAGGTCACCCTCGTGACACAGCCGAATCTCGACTTGCCCGTTCAGGTGCAACTGGTGCAGTTGATCCAGCGTGTGGTAATAGGCTTTTGGATCGTCCATCACCAGATTCGCCAAGCGCGACGGCCCACGCCCTTCGCGATAGCTGTGCGGCGACCAGGCAGCATCGCTTGCCAGCAGCACCCAGCCGTTTTCCGTCAGTACAAACGCGCCGAGGTGTCCGGCAGCATGGCCGGGCAACGGCACCAGCACGATCTCTTTATCGCTACCCGGCAACGCATAGCCTTGCGTAAACGGCGCCAGCTCGGCTGGCAGATCGGTAAGCGGGAAGTTCTCAACAAACTGAAGCGCCTGCTCAAAATGTTCAGGGATCAGCGCGGGCACAAACGCCCGCTTCAAGGCCGCGAAACCGCGCAGATTCCGCGTCTGCTGCCATCCCAGCGCCGAACAGATAAACGGCACGTTAGGGAAATCCCGCAACCCCGCAATATGGTCGCCGTGAAAATGGGAAATAATCAGGCCGTCGATGTCCGCAGGTTGAATCCCCTGCCCGTGTAGCTGGTGAATCAGCGCATCTTTTGTCTCAAAATGCACTGGCGTCATTCTGCGGTACAGCTGGAACAGGCCGGATTGCGTGGCATCGGTAAAATGCTGGGCATAGCCTGTGTCCCAGAGCCAGCGCTTGCCCTGACTTTCCAGCATCCAGACGCGCGCCGGAAAACGGCACACTTTCCATCCCGCACCACGCAGCGCCATGCAGCCGGGATGCAGGCAGTACCCGACTTCAAACGTTGAAATATTAGCCATGTCCGTCAGTCCTCCGCTGTGCAAGGTGCGCATTGAACCAGTTACCCGTTAGCTCGATGCCCTGCTGAAGGGAGAAACGCGGCTGATATCCCAGCTCCTGCTTGGCTTTCTCCGCACTGAGCGTCATATCGAAATTCACCGCTCCCGCACTATAGCGCGTCAGCAGCGGCTCTTTCCGGCTAAACCACGAAAACAGCTCCATGCCACCCGCCACCGCATGCAGCAGCGGATACGGCACCGCCCTGACGCGATAGTTCATCCCTAGCGGCCCGATCAGCAGCTGCTCAAGCATCTCTGCAAGGCGTGTGGGCTCATGATTAGTGATGTTGTACGCCGAGCCAGACACCAGACCCATACGCTGGCTGGCAAGCACCATCGCTTCCACGACGTTGCCGACAAACGTCAGATCCAGCAGCGCTTCACCACCGCGCGGGAGCCGCAACACGCCACCGCCCACCGCGATCTGTTCCAGAACTCGCGGCAGAATCACGCGGTCGTGCGGGCCAAACAGGCCACGCGGGCGCAGAATCACGTAGGTGGTTTGCGGGTAGCGCGCCGTCAGCGTCTGAAGGCGTTCTTCCGCCAGAAATTTAGTCTGTGCATAGTGATTGGCAAAACGCGCCGCGCGGTAACTTTCATCGATATTCAGGTGGTGCTGGAAATCGAAGTAAATCGCGGGCGTGGATATGTGTACAAAGCGCGAGATACCCAACTGACCGGCGGCGTCGGCCAGCCGTGCCGTTACCTCAGTATTATTCTGGTAAAAATCATTATATTGACCCCACGGTGATGATTTCGCGGCGCAGTGCCAGACCACATCACAGCCCGCCATTAGCGTTCGAAACTGGTCTACCGAGGTTTCCACCAAATCGATACCGACAAACTGCGCGCCCAGCGCTTCAAGCTGTTGCCCCACCGAGCGATCGCGCCCGCAGGCCAGCACCTGATGCCCAGTCTGAAGCAGCCACTCCACCGCGTTACGCCCCAGCCCGCTGGTCGCGCCCGTGACGAAGACTCTCATGGGATCAATACCATGCCGCCCAGCGTCAACCCGGCGGCCGTACCGACCAGCATCGCGGGTTCACCCTCAGGCAGACGTTGCGTCACGATGGCATGATGCAGCGCCGTCGGAATCGAGGCCGCCACCTGATTACCGTGATAGCGGTAAATATCAATCAGCCTTTCGGTCGGGATCGCCAGCCGCTTACGCATATGTTCCAGCGACAGGTGACTGGCCTGATGCGGAACCACCGCCGCCATCTGGTCCAGCGAATAACCGCTGGCATCCAGCAGCCGTTGCAGATAGCCCTCAATCAGGGCAGAAGCCTGCCTGAATAGTCGT
It encodes:
- a CDS encoding lysozyme inhibitor LprI family protein, coding for MRYLSLAASSLLFFCTSSVWAIDCSKASTDTEKMICASSRLQQLDTVLNKAYQGYAKKEGKAQALLTQRAWLAERDRCKDDVCLGNEMVSRIQALSGSENISLITQASDQWDFVLSVATCTLDPSYSTCEGPGTLDIFKKGRGDLFQRITMENMFIELNNKGEVTANLVEVYGENNSGLVIDDANFDHHADIMLRNGNNGAYGGPSYDVYLFDVEKQQFTQNAPLTELASSNLGLFEIDEKSKTITTFTKSGCCWHQWSTYQIANNNPVLIVESTEAYSEEKQAMVATTRELVGGKWKVKEEIVKVDEP
- a CDS encoding fatty acid desaturase family protein — protein: MTLAPLKPLRYEQGRDLALHRALMKAANDYLAETGDHRFANAGFIGKMLFLVGLCLTFYGFSLRQTTLWGFAGCYFGFIFTAMFLAVNVVHDASHNVFFRRPWANRLLNIVVSIPLGMDSDCWRVRHVIFHHAHVNVQHYDLDIEENGVLRQSPYHRFRFFMRAQRYYWPMVASLTFPSIIWFFDWLDRAGKTQVTRNMTLQGAKGWGIFLLSKALHALLALVIPYWLLSPTPVSAGALLLVYLLSQMLSSLIFVVLILGSHWAKGTFYQAPDDGLFRHGRYQHVFSTTVDWATRPAWLGYWLGQLNMHLTHHIFPNWNHRHYPALSKIIADVAPRYGIDYQCITLKAILVEQQRFLKKMGNGSKQ
- a CDS encoding fatty acid desaturase family protein — its product is MSNVLPTKPYPAKGEQAFHRALQRETSAYLRANHDHRFADSRQFVKAGLLFLCCIACYAVCLVQQTAWTFFLSYFAFIMLSMLLNIIVNHDASHNTFFRNRTLNRVVGRIVTLPLGIDPDYWRLRHVDFHHIYPNVEHYDLDTEENGVFRQTPFQRHRSYMRYQHLYWPLVAAFSLPYIAWIFDWADRLGKTPVNARSVQLGYRGWMIFIGSKIGHVLLLLVIPIMVGAAHGISPGIVLLSYLLGQMLASLLVVFLLLGTHWAEAEFYTITDTETMPQGWYQHNFATACDWLPTPRWLERWTGGLHLHLTHHLFPGWHHRHYPALADILRRVAAEHGMNYRCITYRELLASQRRFLKLMGEGNDQRTAQCVVKAGAEEE
- a CDS encoding sterol desaturase family protein — its product is MIDLALPIVFMLVVVIGEALVLQWMQRETVNWHDVVFNLNSGHIMLWLFRSVEIFCYGYVAAHFSFGWVETWPPVLMWLFALLAWDFGFYWLHRLHHTFGVLWAVHVVHHQGEHFNLSLGVRNSWYSSLTSIPFFLILALLGVPLYVFVTVSILHYSVQLFNHNAMTPKLGWLEKVLVTPAHHRVHHVNDRAYADKNFGGTFIFWDKLFGSFCPQLPDTPFRYGAGKETPSNNPFWASNLPFLSYLKLSVRRTRQATFRCTPMALIAGAMLLFALVVGYVYLYGYGYDSADLSQAALFLLLVTGAVALGGISEGRRWAIYVWLVVVLLFPAVFLVYLGWEALYWKIAMLMLALHGLAMAVGWGRRPLTEEPENV
- a CDS encoding phosphatase PAP2 family protein translates to MRLFPQETLLLRLKALLFGWGTVGLVYQLSAQFQGQGTVLPTSFVDEWIPFSASAIWLYLSFFIIVPLSYLSCPITRLAGLRRATQLTALIAGAVYLIFPTTMVYPQVVGDDLSTRVLQLLLRIDSPQNCLPSLHIALTVLAVWAMSDGQQKVKTSLYLLWGAAIALSILQLRRHLFIDLVTGAMLAGIAGWVFLRSREAVKAISSATPLPNDKRHQE
- a CDS encoding F390 synthetase-related protein; the encoded protein is MIPLMTIWHYFRARRLTFSTRQALERHQQRQLSRFARRVLARSPYFRPYCQLPMTSWPMMNKAVMMAEFDRMNTAGLKRDELLACARRSEEDRDFTPNVGGFSVGLSSGTSGQRGLFVVSPREQQVWAGGMLAKMLPDGLRVGERVALFLRADNNLYHSVDNRWLSLSFYDLFAPFSEHFSRLEAWSPSIIVAPAQVLRELALAVQRGELRLSVKKVISVAEVLEPQDKQLLRQVFGQVGEVYQATEGFLASTCEHGTLHLNEEFIHIEPQWLDDERFTPIITDFTRSTQPIVRYRLDDVLVKQKTPCACGRVTMAIARIEGRSDDSLQLPDSNGEPQTVFADLCSRIIANALPLHADYRLVQQGDATLHLSAACSLPELEACRDSLSQQFALQGIDASRLRWHLTASEIAPEFTQKRRRITRLKESA
- a CDS encoding MBL fold metallo-hydrolase, translating into MANISTFEVGYCLHPGCMALRGAGWKVCRFPARVWMLESQGKRWLWDTGYAQHFTDATQSGLFQLYRRMTPVHFETKDALIHQLHGQGIQPADIDGLIISHFHGDHIAGLRDFPNVPFICSALGWQQTRNLRGFAALKRAFVPALIPEHFEQALQFVENFPLTDLPAELAPFTQGYALPGSDKEIVLVPLPGHAAGHLGAFVLTENGWVLLASDAAWSPHSYREGRGPSRLANLVMDDPKAYYHTLDQLHQLHLNGQVEIRLCHEGDL
- a CDS encoding NAD-dependent epimerase/dehydratase family protein, which gives rise to MRVFVTGATSGLGRNAVEWLLQTGHQVLACGRDRSVGQQLEALGAQFVGIDLVETSVDQFRTLMAGCDVVWHCAAKSSPWGQYNDFYQNNTEVTARLADAAGQLGISRFVHISTPAIYFDFQHHLNIDESYRAARFANHYAQTKFLAEERLQTLTARYPQTTYVILRPRGLFGPHDRVILPRVLEQIAVGGGVLRLPRGGEALLDLTFVGNVVEAMVLASQRMGLVSGSAYNITNHEPTRLAEMLEQLLIGPLGMNYRVRAVPYPLLHAVAGGMELFSWFSRKEPLLTRYSAGAVNFDMTLSAEKAKQELGYQPRFSLQQGIELTGNWFNAHLAQRRTDGHG